The Octopus bimaculoides isolate UCB-OBI-ISO-001 chromosome 17, ASM119413v2, whole genome shotgun sequence genome includes the window TTTTTGTCACTGGTTATTAGATTTGATATCTGTTCATGTTTCTCATAAGAATTTTGGTGATGCATTTTTCCCGTGTTACTTTCTAGGTGGAGGGCctaaatttgaaaacagaatgGTCTAAGAACACTAAGATAAATAGTTAAACAGTAAAACAACGGTGAATAATATCAGCAAAATTACAACTTACAATAATGAACAGGCGACACCAATGTcatctcaatgattagccagagatgacttttaaaatgagaacatctgaaataaattcgacagctctcacaaacgagaatactaaaatgaacccgatcgctcttaaaaattaagtattaaaaaaacgGTAGAATGATACAAAATCCTTGTCCGGTTTTGGATCGATTCCAAAATtgaatcagttcgtgccagtcacaaggccaaacatccctgaaagtttcatccgaatacGTTCAGTGATTCTTGAGATaacttgtccacggacaaacaaacaaacaaagacgtccgcaaacaatacctccgccttagcgaagccGGATGtaagcaaaaaagaaatagaacgaagacaaaaagcagaaaaaaaaacactagaaaataaaaggtttttatgtttatttctttctattcaaACTGTCTACTTACCGGGTATAATATCTCTGGTACAACATCAATGCATATCAATCGGCCATCCATGTGCAAgtactcctcttcctcctcaacaAATTGATCGCTTGCAAAATATTCGTAATCTTCAATGATGCAGAGCAGTAGTTCACGAACGTTTTCTGGCGTTGACTTTAATTCTACTACATTTGAAATGTTGAACAGAAACTGCTGAAGACAAGACTTAATTTTGACATTCgaataaaatatgttgaaaaatcCGAAATTGGATTCATTTGCTATCAAAATTGGTTGAAGATTATACTCCATGCCCGGCGATAATATAATGACCTTCACTAAATACTCTGCCAGCATACATTCTGTCAGGTTTGAAGAGAGCACCATAGTTGTATTCACATCGTAGTGCTTATCAAACATATTCTTTAAATAATCTGACCAGCTCTGCCCATCGTTGTCGTAAATGAATAAGATTTTtactgaaatagaaataatattttactcgttatatttaatatagaaataaacgtttacatatttatactgGAATGAAACATACCGATGGATTTGTATGAAATTCCTGCTCAACATTTGCTGAAATTTGTGTCGTATGAATTAATCTGGGTTCATGACGTAACAACGTAacgtgttttatttaatttatatttaacaaatatgTTTAGAAAGATATAAAACTCCTAATTTATTGTGGAGACAATAGAGTATTAGTGTTGGGATAatgattgtttctgatttagatacAAGATCAGGAAATCAAAGAAGAGGTGGTActcgtcatcatcgtcgccacCACTTGACTGGAACTTTTTTTAAAGACCCCGAATGGATGGAattcaaagttgatctcagtgagatttgaactcagaacgtcaacaACACTATACAGCATTTTCCGGCGATCCATTGATTTTTGAATGATCGCTTCGTAAGTGTGACATAATAATGACTTGTAATTTTTGGCCACAAACGCCAACAACTTTGAGAGGAATGATTAGTTGATACAATGAGATAAAACTGATTCAGATCATAAGAGTCAGAAGACATTTTGCAACGATCAAACGCTTTTCTCATCAGTCTGTCATATGTTTGGGATAATAAATCTTGCTGATTGTCAACACGAGATGAGCCATTTTGAGTGGAGATGGCAAGTCGATTGTATTgacaggcactttattttatcgaccgcgaaaggatgtaaggcgatctcggtggattttgaacttagaacgcaaagagccggaagaaatattgccaagcattttgtccaatgtactaATGATTCTATGTGGGGGCACATGGCCTgatggttagagcagcagacatGCAGTCGAGGGATCGCAGGTtagaatctcagaccgggcgtgtacatgtacgtgtttatgagcgaaacccCTAAGCTCCActcggctccggcagaaggtaatgccGAACTTCTTCTGACTTTTTCGTCACATCCTTCTCActttttcctcctgcatctagcagttcACCTGAGACGGGCCGACGTCTCGTCCAGGTGGAGAATCTATACGTCAATGAAGCTGGGAAACTGGCCCCTATGatccaggcatggctcgagaataTNNNNNNNNNNNNNNNNNNNNNNNNNNNNNNNNNNNNNNNNNNNNNNNNNNNNNNNNNNNNNNNNNNNNNNNNNNNNNNNNNNNNNNNNNNNNNNNNNNNNNNNNNNNNNNNNNNNNNNNNNNNNNNNNNNNNNNNNNNNNNNNNNNNNNNNNNNNNNNNNNNNNNNNNNNNNNNNNNNNNNNNNNNNNNNNNNNNNNNNNNNNNNNNNNNNNNNNNNNNNNNNNNNNNNNNNNNNNNNNNNNNNNNNNNNNNNNNNNNNNNNNNNNNNNNNNNNNNNNNNNNNNNNNNNNNNNNNNNNNNNNNNNNNNNNNNNNNNNNNNNNNNNNNNNNNNNNNNNNNNNNNNNNNNNNNNNNNNNNNNNNNNNNNNNNNNNNNNNNNNNNNNNNNNNNNNNNNNNNNNNNNNNNNNNNNNNNNNNNNNNNNNNNNNNNNNNNNNNNNNNNNNNNNNNNNNNNNNNNNNNNNNNNNNNNNNNNNNNNNNNNNNNNNNNNNNNNNNNNNNNNNNNNNNNNNNNNNNNNNNNNNNNNNNNNNNNNNNNNNNNNNNNNNNNNNNNNNNNNNNNNNNNNNNNNNNNNNNNNNNNNNNNNNNNNNNNNNNNNNNNNNNNNNNNNNNNNNNNNNNNNNNNNNNNNNNNNNNNNNNNNNNNNNNNNNNNNNNNNNNNNNNNNNNNNNNNNNNNNNNNNNNNNNNNNNNNNNNatgtgtgtgtgtgtgtgtgtgtgtgtgtgtcttcgtatctatgtttgtctcccaccaacacttgacgacctgtgtcggtttgtttacgttcccgtaactagTGGTTTGGCATTAGCCCAACAAAATAAGTATgaggctttaaaaataaagttCTGCGCTCGATTCATACGTCTGAAAATTCTTCCAgccggtgccccagtatggccatagtctaatgactgaaacaggtaaaaaaaaagtttctaaagGGGAGAAAAATATAATTGAGTTTTATCTTAACGAGAAAGCGATCAAACAGCCGGGTGGCTATGTCAGGAATGAATTTAATAGCATGAAGCAGGTCCAGTTAAAAACAttcacagatagaaagaaagttcAAGATGAGAGATGACACGGACTCCGAATTAATATTACAAGAATGCGAGAAGTGCAATATTTAGGAAGAATTGCCAAGGGAGCTTCTATGCGAATAATCGATGTATAGAAcctaaaatacaaacaagaaaaaatgcaACAAGAAAAGACAACAACGTGAGAACGTAGTACATGCAAAATGTTAATGAGACgttcagagaagaaaagaaatatatacgtggtttgatcaataagtatccgggctCTTGCCATAGCAATGAAGCTAAAGCCGGCAGAGTGAATCCGCTTGGCGGATATTGACCTTAAACACGGCTGTGCTTGTGCGCTAAGTTTTAaccttctagctcacttccgctctttcttggaaggaatgtgtgtagagtgtgatcgtcgcattgaacatgacagagaatgttgagcagagaatctgcatcaaattttgccaaaagcttggtgacccctgctcagaggcctacgcaaagttttcaaaagttttcatcgttcttgacacaatcaaagagatcttgcGCAACTGAAACCCGggtgtctttttggtcaactgaaagcagttttggcacaaacttggcagacacgtgtttgatacccaaatcttcagtgataatagactgaactgaacagtaactaatctgcatatcctctgataactcacggatggtgattcgacgatttcccctaaAAAAaactgcacacacatctgtgatgtttttctcagttctgctgtttgtgggtctcccagaacaatCGTCAATATCGCCATCTTTTCGGCCATCTTCGAAACGTCTGAACCAGTCGTACCCTTGTgtacggctcatacactcctctctatacactttctgcaaatttGCGTAGGTGTCATGGCAGGTGTCACCACGAAAACTTTCTCTGTTGTAGTCAGTGCGACAATCACATGCTGGACAGATTCCTTTCAAacactgtaaacagcggaagtgagctagaacgttaaaacttcgtgcgcatgcacaacagtgtTCAAGGTCAAAATCTTGGTTGTATACAATATATCctcttttttgcatatttatcgCATGATAGCAACTCCAACAGTTGAATTTGGTAAAATCCAAGCCCAGTCGGTCATAAGTTTCCTCTTTTTGCAAGGCGTCGGAAATCTATGGCAAGATGAAGGAAGTTTTAAAGGATGGCTGTCCATCTTGTTCCACAGTGAAATTCTGGGTGTCAAAGTTTCGAACTAGTCATTTCGACGTCACAAATGAACCCCGGTCCGGACGTTCAACTTCTGCGACCTCAGAGTGCAAAACCGACGCTGTGCGCATTATGATTCTGGAGGACCGTTGAATTTCAGTTAACGTCATAGCAGAGACTCCGGGGATTTTCCGCGAAAGAGTTGGCTGTTTCATGCACAACATTCTGGACATGAGATAGCTTTCTGCAAAATGGATGCCGAAATGCCTGAACGCAGATCAGAAGCGCATCAGAGGCGGTTTTGGACCGGTTTGCAGGATGAGAAGCTGATTTTATGGCTCGTTTAGTCACCAAGAATGAAACATGGTTACAACATTATGATCCCCAGACCAAGCAGCTATCAAATGAGTGGCCCTTCTCCCAGCAGTTCACCACGTCCCAAAAAGTTTTGAATCCAGAAGTCAGCTGGAAAGATCTGGGACAAAGACGGAGTACTCATCATAAAATACCTGCAAGAAGGTCGCACCATCAACACAAAATACTACATATCTAAGTTGGACGAACTACATTAAGCTTTGAGGCAGAAACGCCGCGGAAAGCTGAGCCGTGGTGTTTTGTTTTCGCAGGACAATGTTATCAGCACACACAGCACATGAAATTCTACGGAAAATACGCAACTTTGGCTTTGAATTTGCAGACGACCCACTTTACTCTCCTGACTTGGCCCCCTCTGAATATCACCACTTTCCAGAACTATAGAAACATCTCAAGGGAATGAAATTTCACTCCGATTCGGAAGTGATTGCTGCTACAGAGGCCTGGTTGGGGGcgcaaccttccgagttcttttttacagggcttagaaaagctgaagaaaccaatgcaataagtgtgtgaatctgagggaggaacatgttgaataaaatcataattaactgatctttcggtattttcttttatccaaagccaggacgtttatacatacatacatacattatatataNNNNNNNNNNNNNNNNNNNNNNNNNNNNNNNNNNNatatatataaattatacattgcagaaaattacgttaccggccagctatctcatggctggccggtaacgtatgtttctgcaatatatggataatttatcctcatcacgctatttattagcattatcacgcgtttgagaatgaaaaaaaattttttttctctatctttcaatacatctcaacgcttctaaagcaaactttgtttgtttactttcatcgtaagttatgtatatatatatacatcgactaCTAAGCAGTGCATAGTATGTGGTTAcgtattttatttgctttttctgcAGTCAGTATATTCATTGTAAAAACTAGGTTGCTATATACTTTGACACacgccttacacacacataaacaaacacacacatatgtctcttTATACACATACCTAGTTAACACCAAAACAGGTATATAATGTTAATGCACATGTTTTGTTGCTTGTATTAATAATAGACAAGgttatttttctgttgctgttttaCTAAAAGTCGGTTTAGATCGaagtagttttctttctttttcttttttcttttctgtctttttactGGGCTACGTTGTCGATTGTAGTATTTCTACTtctttcaaggcggtgagctagctgATTGGTTATCTCGCCGGGCAAAATTTCTTAGCAACGTTTCTTCCTgttttagattctgagttcaaattccgccgtggtcgactttgcatttcattctctcggggtcgataaagtaagtaccagttgtgcgccggggtcgatgtaatcgacttacatacatactcgaaattgttggccttgtgctagaatttgaaatcattatttcatgtAGCTTTGAGTCAgctagatggcagaatcgttagcattcccgacaaaatgcttagcggtattccgtctgcctttaacgttctgagttcaaattctgccgcggtttactttgcctttcgcgataaataaaataagttccagattAGTAATGAGATCGATGTTATCGTTGACTAACCCTCTTTTTACTGAATTTCAGATTTTATACCTAAGATAGAATTATTTCTTCTTGcttaatatttttgctgttttctttcttttgttttttctttcttcactttttttttttttgagaaagtgAATGCGTTTGAGAGTGAttttgctggtatttctagcagacagGTCCAGAGTCTGCACAGTCAGAGAGTGGTGGTGGATATTACACACAAAATTGCTATTAGTCTGAATAATCTTGAGGCATATTTGAACCTGCAAGAAAGCCTTTCACCGTGTttatcatggagaaaatttctcgatGTTGATAAAAGAGGTGTAAATCGATTGAATCATGTCACAGTGTCACCTAACCAAACTGTCTGATGCATAGCAATGCACTGGATTTCGGAGTAATTATTTCTTCTCCAGTGACAGAAACCAGACAAGTCAGCTCAGTGAGCTAACACCAGGGATTATATTTACGGATTATATTTGCAGTGAGCCGCCGATTAACACTACCTGTCATTGAATGAAAACAGgaatataaaaagagagataTGGTCTCTCATGTCATTTCGTAGCACCGCCCTCTCTggtttctaaatatataaatataatcaattatatcgaagggttatagaaatattagaaatttctaccaccagtggcctagcgtgtaaaaatttagtccatagattatatatttttcttcatgtaaatacagtgtacatttaaacacataacaGGTATCCGTNNNNNNNNNNNNNNNNNNNNNNNNNNNNNNNNNNNNNNNNNNNNNNNNNNNNNNNNNNNNNNNNNNNNNNNNNNNNNNNNNNNNNNNNNNNNNNNNNNNNNNNNNNNNNNNNNNNNNNNNNNNNNNNNNNNNNNNNNNNNNNNNNNNNNNNNNNNNNNNNNNNNNNNNNNNNNNNNNNNNNNNNNNNNNNNNNNNNNNNNNNNNNNNNNNNNNNNNNNNNNNNNNNNNNNNNNNNNNNNNNNNNNNNNNNNNNNNNNNNNNNNNNgagagagagagagagagagagagagagagagagagagagagagagagagagagagcaactcTGAACCTTTCTCTTCCACCGAAACGTGACTCGTTTTCAGGTTATTACGACAGAATAGTTTTGTATATGGTCATAATGTACCTAACAAGaacagcaaatataaaaatataaagcttaatattatcttatataatatatcgcatatattgttgtttagagcacaatttatatttatttatgtctttttcAGATATCGCGTAATCCCAACTATACTACACAAAGTGGCCTTCCTGAATCGGTAATGtgtaattttaagaaaatttagCTATTTCAAGCAGGAAAAGTCAGTACATCAAGCCTCCCTCAATGTGATGGACCTCTGTCGTCCTATGATGAGGATTCAGTTGGTCGATCACCTGATTTACCTGCTCTTGTTTTAACACCCAAATAGTCAAATATTCTAAAGACACGAATAAGTTTAACATGATTCTCAGACCGAATCAGCGGGACGCAGTATGTGTGACAATGCTCTGCCGTTCGAGTTAAGAATTCAATGCGTCCGACA containing:
- the LOC106871447 gene encoding uncharacterized protein LOC106871447, whose amino-acid sequence is MAMSNDRKDVKILFIYDNDGQSWSDYLKNMFDKHYDVNTTMVLSSNLTECMLAEYLVKVIILSPGMEYNLQPILIANESNFGFFNIFYSNVKIKSCLQQFLFNISNVVELKSTPENVRELLLCIIEDYEYFASDQFVEEEEEYLHMDGRLICIDVVPEILYPGQSTIFIIFNIDVDEKIHVKVNEIEEAIPAQKVTSSIFSAEMPEGLSGRKTFCIHREGSPEAIFTSMLTMVTPDVMMDNFLENLYLYSEKNSPKEITNSVAKDNILNSKLTEIIFLLA